The stretch of DNA CCCTTCACCAGCAACGCCCAGATCCTCGGGGTGAAGGGCGCCGACCACCCCTTCACCACGTATCGCCGCTACGGCGTCCCCATCGTGCTGGCCACCGACGACCCCGGCGTGTCCCGGATCGACATCAGCCACGAGTACCAGTACGCCGCCACGACCTACGGCCTTTCCTACGCCGAGCTGAAGGACCTCGCGCGCGCCTCACTCCAGTACGCCTTCCTGCCCGGTGCGAGCCTGTGGCAGGGCAATCCCACCACCACGGGCTACCGGGTCGTGCCGGCCTGCCGCGGTGAGCGCCCCGGCCTGCCCGTACGGACCCGGGCCTGTCAGCTCCTGCTGTCCCGCAGCCCCAAGGCGGAACTCGAGTGGCGCCAGGAGGCGGCCTTCGCCGCCTTCGAGCGCACACACGCCCGCGCGATGCGCTGAACGCCCTCCGTGCCCTCTCCCATGTGGGCACGAGGGCACTCCCACCCCACGGGGGCACTCCGCGGCGCGAGCCCCGGCGTGCCCCCGCGGCCCGTGGCCCGTGGCCCGTGGCCCCGTCGTCCGCAGGCCGTCTCAGGGGTGGGCGGGGCTCTCCGCGGAGGGTGCGGCTTCGGGGACGTCGTCAGCTCGTCCGGCCACGGTCAGCCGCAGCGTCGTGGCGGCCACGACCCCCGCCACCAGACCGCAGGTCAGTGCGGCGGGAACGCCGTTCCCGAGGCCCGCGGACAGGTACGTCAACCCCCAGCGCAGGCCCGCCCCGTCCGTCGCCATCCGCAGCAACTGGCTCGCCAGCAGTCCGAGGACGGTCGCGCACACCGCGCCGACCGCCATCGCCGGGACGGTGGCCCGGGTCAGCAGCACGGGCAGCCACCGCAGCCCCCACCACACCACCACGAGCACCAGTACGTCGGGAAGCCGGTGCAGGAACCAGTCACCGAACGGCGCGCCCGCCGGGCCCGCCCAGCCGCCGAGCAGCAGCCACTGGCGCAGCAGCTCACCCGGCTCGGCGAACAGCCCACCGGCCGGGTCGATCCTCTGGATCGCGGCTGCCACCGACTGGTACGAGAGAACGACCAGGGACAGCGCGATGATCGCGGTCCCGGCGGTGGCGGCAACACGGGCGGCGCGCGCCGGGACGGCCTGCCGCGGCAACGGACCGGCCCCCTTCGCGGTGATCCGGGCCGCGAACACCGTCCCCACCGCCGCGACCAGCGCGGCCACCACCAGGATCTGCCGCCCGGACGAGATCGTGCCCGCCAACTGGGGCAGGAAGCGGTAACTGCCGCGCCCCCGCGAGGCGATCAGCCACGGCGCGGAGACGGCCACCGCCAAGGTCCCCGCCACCAGTCCCCAGGCCCATACCGCGAGCAGCGTGGCGGGCAGCCGGCCGTGCACCGGCGGAAGCCTGCGGACCAGGTGCAGCGCGCCGGGCACGAAGAAGGCGAACACCGCGCCGAAACGGATCTGCATCGCGGTGTGGTGGAGCACCAGGTAGCGCGCTCCGTCCGGGTCAGGCGTGCCGTTGACCCAGTCGGACGCCTCGCCACCGAACCGCACGACGTCCGGAGGGTCGTACGACCAGGGGATGAGCCAGTATTCGAGCTCGGCGGCGGTCCGGCCGCCGATCGCGTCGGCGGTGCCCGCCAGGTGCAGCGCCTGCACGCTCGCCCCCGCCCACCACAGCAACGCCGTGATCAGCAGACCCCCGACCAGCGCCGGTATCGCCGCGCGCCGATACGTCATGATCGTCCCCCGCCCTTGTCCGCGCGTTCCGCGCATGTCACAGCCGGGCGGTGAGACTACGGCTCCCCGATCACATACGGATCACGGCGGGCGGCCCGACCGGGCGCGCGCCGGCACCCCCGGAACCCGGAAGACGACACGAAAGGCAGGGTCACTGCTGTGCGTCGGGCGGCAGCAGGTCGTCCACGAGCAGGTCCTCCGCGAGCAGCCCCTCCATCGGCACTTCCACCGGCAGGCCTTCCGCGGGCAGGGCCTGCTCGCACCAGATGGTCTTGCCGTCACGGGCGTGGCGGGTGCCCCAGCGCTGGGTGAGCCGGGCGACCAGCATCAGGCCGCGTCCGCCCTCGTCGAAGATGCGGGCCTGGTGCAGATGCGGGGCGGTGCTGCTGGCGTCGGAGACCTCGCAGATGATCGTCCGGTCGTAGATGAGCCGCATCTGTATGGGGGGCTGGCCGTATCGGATGGCGTTGGTGACCAGCTCGCTCACCACCAGCTCGGTCACGAAGCCGATCTCCTCCAGCCCCCAGGCCGCCAGCAGGCGGGCGGTCCGAGCGCGGATCCGGGCCACTTCGGCCGGTTCCGCGGCGATGTCCCAGGTGACGACGCGCGTCTCGTCCAGGCCGTGCGGCCGGACCAGCAGCAGCGCCGCGTCGTCGGTCGGGGGCTCGGGCAGCAGCCTCTTGACCACGTGGTCGCACAGCGCTTCCAGCGAGTCGCACGGCTCGGTCAGTGCCTCGCGCAGTTCTTCCAGCCCCGCTTCCAGGTCGCGCTGCCGGGATTCGACCAAGCCGTCGGTGTAGAAGGCGAGCAGACAGCCCTCCGGCACCTCCATCTCCACCGTCTCGAACGGCACGCCGCCGACACCGAGCGGCGGCCCGGTGGGCAGGTCGAGGAAGTCGGCGCTGCCGTCCGGGGCCACGACGATGGGCGCCGGATGGCCGGCACCGGCCAGGGAGCAACGCCCGGTCACCGGGTCGTACACCGCGTACAAGCAGGTGGTTCCGACGTCCACGGCGCCTCCGCCGGCCGGGTCGGCACCGTCGTCGGCGCCCGATTCCGCGGACTGCCGGCTCACCAGGTCGTCCAGCCTGGTGAGCAGCTCCTCCGGGGTGGGATCGACATCGGCGAGGGTGCGCACGGCCGTGCGCAGCCTGCCCATGGCCGCGGCGGCGTGGATGCCGTGGCCGACCACGTCCCCCACCACCAGCGCGACCCGGGCACCGGAGAGCCCGATCACGTCGTACCAGTCGCCGCCGACCCCGGCACGGGGTGCGGCAGGCAGATATCGGGAGGCGGCCGACACCGCCGATTGCTCGGGCAGCTGCTGCGGCAGCAGACTGCTCTGCAGGGTACGGGCGATCTCGTACTGGTTCTCCAGCGCCGCGGCCTTCTCGATGCTCGCCGAGGCCAGCTGGGAGAGCTGGACGAGGATCGCCTCGTCGTCGGCCGTGAAGTCGCTGCCGTCCTTCTTGTCCGAGAGCTGGATCAGCCCCAGGTTGCGACCGTCGGTGGCGATCAGCGGGACGGCCAGCCAACCGCGCATCGGCGGATGAACGGCGGCGTAGGAGCCGAAGCCCCGCCAGGCCGGGTGGGCCTCCAGCTCGTCCTGGGTCATCCGCATCGGCCGGTTCTCCTTGCACACCAGGACATAGATCCCCTCTCCGACCGGGGGCGCGTCGAAGAAGCGGTACTCGCCGTACTTGTCCGACAGGGAGACTGCGTTGATCGCCTGGGCCCAGCGGAGGTTCGTGGTCATGCTGGTGACCGACTGGTGCGTGCCCACCAGCGACCTGGCCTCCTCGGTGACCGTCTGGAGGGCGAAGTCCAGTGACGGCGCGGCATTGATCCGCAGACTGGACCGGGCCAGGTCCTGCAACTGCTGGGACCTTCTGTGCTCCACCACGGCGGCGGCCGCGGCCTGCTCGTAGAGCCGCCCGTGTTCGGCCGCGTCCAGCCGCAACCGGATCTCGCTCATCACCGAGGCGCCCAGCTGCTCCAGGGCGCACCGCTGCTCCGTGTCCCACACCCTCGGCCT from Streptomyces sp. 6-11-2 encodes:
- a CDS encoding SpoIIE family protein phosphatase — protein: MAELGKAGNPPNPATVLREPSRLAAVDAVRAVDELTTDAFARSVCLAVRLLDTRMALISLAGADRQFIRGGIGRAVPRHGEQERVDWGFCSELVVSGRPLVIDDVRNDCAHRSDPAVAATGMRAYLGVPLLLEELSIGALYVIDTRPRVWDTEQRCALEQLGASVMSEIRLRLDAAEHGRLYEQAAAAAVVEHRRSQQLQDLARSSLRINAAPSLDFALQTVTEEARSLVGTHQSVTSMTTNLRWAQAINAVSLSDKYGEYRFFDAPPVGEGIYVLVCKENRPMRMTQDELEAHPAWRGFGSYAAVHPPMRGWLAVPLIATDGRNLGLIQLSDKKDGSDFTADDEAILVQLSQLASASIEKAAALENQYEIARTLQSSLLPQQLPEQSAVSAASRYLPAAPRAGVGGDWYDVIGLSGARVALVVGDVVGHGIHAAAAMGRLRTAVRTLADVDPTPEELLTRLDDLVSRQSAESGADDGADPAGGGAVDVGTTCLYAVYDPVTGRCSLAGAGHPAPIVVAPDGSADFLDLPTGPPLGVGGVPFETVEMEVPEGCLLAFYTDGLVESRQRDLEAGLEELREALTEPCDSLEALCDHVVKRLLPEPPTDDAALLLVRPHGLDETRVVTWDIAAEPAEVARIRARTARLLAAWGLEEIGFVTELVVSELVTNAIRYGQPPIQMRLIYDRTIICEVSDASSTAPHLHQARIFDEGGRGLMLVARLTQRWGTRHARDGKTIWCEQALPAEGLPVEVPMEGLLAEDLLVDDLLPPDAQQ